The following proteins are co-located in the Citrobacter freundii ATCC 8090 = MTCC 1658 = NBRC 12681 genome:
- a CDS encoding YdiY family protein, with protein MKLLKTVPAALLLTGGLLASMHAAADDSVFTVMDDPSSAKKPFEGNLNAGYLAQSGNTKSSSLTADTTMTWYGQTTAWSLWGNASNTSSNDERSSEKYAVGGRSRYNMTDYDYLFGQASWLTDRYNGYRERDVLTAGYGRQFLNGPVHSFRFEFGPGVRYDEHTDGTTETQPLGYASGAYAWQMTDNTKFTQGVSVFGADDTTLNSETALNVAINEHFGLKVAYNVTWNSEPPATAPEHTDRRTTVSLGYRM; from the coding sequence ATGAAGCTTTTGAAGACAGTGCCCGCAGCATTACTGCTGACGGGAGGCCTGCTTGCGTCAATGCATGCTGCCGCCGATGATTCCGTTTTTACTGTCATGGATGACCCTTCCAGCGCGAAAAAACCCTTTGAAGGTAACCTGAACGCGGGATATCTCGCCCAGTCAGGCAACACAAAAAGTTCTTCTTTAACCGCAGATACCACCATGACCTGGTACGGCCAAACGACCGCATGGTCTCTGTGGGGAAATGCCAGTAATACCTCCTCAAATGATGAGCGTTCATCGGAGAAATATGCCGTAGGTGGCCGTAGTCGTTACAACATGACCGACTATGACTATCTCTTTGGACAGGCCAGCTGGTTGACCGACCGCTACAACGGCTACCGCGAGCGTGACGTGCTGACTGCGGGTTATGGTCGTCAGTTCCTCAACGGGCCTGTGCACAGCTTCCGTTTCGAATTCGGTCCTGGCGTGCGCTATGACGAGCACACGGATGGCACCACCGAAACACAGCCGCTGGGCTATGCGTCCGGGGCCTATGCATGGCAGATGACGGACAATACCAAGTTTACTCAGGGTGTGTCGGTATTCGGCGCTGACGATACCACACTCAACTCTGAAACTGCCCTGAACGTTGCTATCAACGAACACTTTGGGTTAAAGGTGGCTTACAACGTGACCTGGAACTCTGAACCACCGGCAACAGCGCCGGAGCATACCGATCGCCGCACGACAGTTTCCCTCGGCTATCGGATGTAG
- the yniD gene encoding small membrane protein YniD gives MPTNRFAKKHWKMVVILLVICAAMLMLRWAAMIWG, from the coding sequence ATGCCCACAAATCGCTTTGCGAAGAAACACTGGAAGATGGTTGTGATTCTGCTCGTTATTTGTGCGGCCATGTTGATGCTGCGCTGGGCTGCGATGATCTGGGGCTAA
- a CDS encoding IS3 family transposase (programmed frameshift): MRKARFTEHQIIAVIKSVETGRTVKDVCREAGISEATYYNWKSRYGGMEASDIKKIKDLEDENRRLKQMFADLSLENRALKDVIEKKPLKPAFKRELVTHLVTTFGLSIRQACRSLNLSRTVYHYRPDPTRDEPVIVALQAVAERYPRYGFPKLFQVLRRQGHPWNHKRIHRIYCLLKLNFRRKGKQRLPVRNPSPLATPEALNQSWSVDFMHDALVCGRRFRTFNVVDDFNREALSIEIDLNLPALRVVRVLDRIAANRGYPVMLRMDNGPEFISLALAEWAEKHAVKLEFIQPGKPTQNAFIERFNRTYRTEILDFYLFRTLNEVREITERWVSEYNCERPHESLNNMTPEEYRQHNHLAGISKNAWN, encoded by the exons ATGCGTAAAGCCCGTTTTACTGAGCATCAGATTATCGCTGTGATTAAGTCGGTTGAAACCGGACGAACTGTTAAAGATGTCTGCCGGGAGGCCGGTATTTCTGAAGCCACCTACTACAACTGGAAGTCCAGATACGGCGGCATGGAGGCTTCTGATATTAAAAAGATCAAAGATCTTGAGGACGAGAACCGACGTCTCAAACAGATGTTTGCCGACCTGAGCCTTGAGAACCGGGCGCTGAAAGACGTTATCGAAAAAAAGC CTTTAAAACCAGCCTTTAAGCGTGAGCTGGTCACTCATCTGGTAACGACATTCGGACTCAGTATCCGTCAGGCCTGCCGGAGTCTGAACCTGAGCAGAACGGTTTACCATTACCGCCCGGATCCCACGCGTGACGAACCCGTTATTGTCGCGTTACAGGCAGTGGCAGAGCGATACCCACGATACGGTTTTCCAAAACTTTTCCAGGTGTTGCGGCGGCAGGGACACCCGTGGAATCACAAAAGGATCCATCGTATTTATTGTCTGCTGAAGCTGAATTTTCGCCGAAAGGGCAAACAGCGGTTGCCGGTGCGTAATCCTTCGCCACTGGCCACGCCGGAAGCACTGAACCAGAGCTGGTCTGTTGATTTTATGCATGATGCCCTGGTCTGTGGCCGTCGTTTTCGCACGTTCAATGTCGTTGATGACTTTAACCGTGAGGCGTTGTCGATTGAAATCGATCTGAATCTGCCAGCTCTGCGCGTGGTCCGTGTACTCGACAGGATTGCGGCAAATCGCGGCTATCCGGTCATGCTACGTATGGATAACGGTCCGGAATTTATCTCACTGGCACTGGCTGAATGGGCAGAGAAACATGCAGTAAAACTGGAGTTTATCCAGCCGGGTAAGCCGACGCAGAACGCTTTTATTGAGCGCTTTAACCGAACATACCGTACAGAAATACTCGATTTTTATCTGTTCAGAACGCTGAATGAAGTGCGGGAAATCACGGAAAGATGGGTGTCAGAATATAACTGTGAACGCCCTCATGAATCACTGAACAATATGACGCCGGAGGAATATCGGCAACACAATCATTTGGCCGGGATCTCAAAAAATGCATGGAACTAA
- the pfkB gene encoding 6-phosphofructokinase II: protein MVRIYTLTLAPSLDSATITPQIYPEGKLRCTSPVFEPGGGGINVARAIAHLGGTATAVFPAGGATGEHLVALLADENVPVSTVEAKDWTRQNLHVHVESSGEQYRFVMPGAALTDDEFYQLQDQVLEIESGALLVISGSLPPGVQLEKLTRLITTAQKQGIRCIVDSSGEALTAALAIGNIELVKPNLKELSALVNRELTQPDDVRKAAQEIVHSGKAHRVVVSLGPQGALGVDRDTCVQVVPPPVKSQSTVGAGDSMVGAMTLKLAENAPFEDIVRYGVAAGSAATLNQGTRLCSLDDTQKIYSYLTQ, encoded by the coding sequence ATGGTACGTATCTATACGTTAACACTTGCGCCCTCTCTCGATAGCGCAACAATCACCCCGCAAATTTACCCGGAAGGTAAGCTTCGTTGTACCTCGCCAGTTTTTGAACCCGGCGGCGGCGGCATCAACGTTGCTCGCGCAATTGCTCATCTTGGCGGAACCGCAACGGCGGTTTTCCCCGCGGGGGGTGCAACCGGAGAGCATCTTGTTGCATTGCTCGCCGACGAAAATGTTCCCGTATCCACCGTCGAAGCCAAAGATTGGACCCGACAAAATCTTCATGTCCACGTTGAGTCCAGCGGCGAACAGTATCGTTTTGTCATGCCTGGCGCTGCGCTGACCGATGACGAGTTCTACCAACTTCAGGATCAGGTGCTGGAAATTGAATCTGGTGCATTGCTGGTCATCAGCGGTAGTTTGCCGCCCGGCGTACAGCTTGAGAAGTTGACCCGACTGATTACCACCGCACAAAAACAGGGGATCCGCTGTATTGTCGACAGTTCAGGTGAAGCACTGACGGCGGCGTTAGCCATCGGCAATATCGAACTGGTCAAACCTAACCTCAAAGAACTGAGTGCGCTGGTAAATCGAGAACTGACACAGCCCGATGATGTGCGCAAGGCCGCACAGGAAATCGTACATAGTGGAAAAGCGCACCGCGTTGTGGTCTCGCTTGGGCCGCAAGGGGCGCTGGGCGTAGATCGAGATACCTGCGTTCAGGTGGTTCCGCCACCGGTGAAAAGTCAAAGCACCGTAGGCGCGGGCGACAGTATGGTCGGGGCCATGACGCTTAAACTGGCTGAGAATGCACCTTTTGAGGATATTGTCCGTTACGGCGTCGCCGCAGGTAGCGCTGCAACGCTAAATCAGGGTACGCGCCTGTGCTCTTTGGACGACACGCAAAAAATTTATTCGTATCTCACTCAGTAA
- a CDS encoding acyltransferase: protein MENNKNQQIELMRAISCIFVIIIHVAGNIPYSLDPDWYLSVVMNSISRIAVPVFIIISAYLMARKYKSYMEFVKKRIVKILPPIIAWSYFYGYLNNKDIFSISFALDIISGPTMFHLWYLYAIIGIYLLIPLISSFNECYGKEGMLILFFIWLVFGSTLPWLSAILGFSTPITTSYNISQIVGIAGYAIVGVGLRHIDSIKIKTYQYSIIFILSTVATTLFTISNSKLSGFTYQEFYSYTSPLVAASAISFFCVILMRYKTKVKSNTSQLIGLISTVSLGIYCIHMFIYSRLSLIYTTYIHKEGDGYVWYLILIPPLTLIISFCICAALKKIPLLKNFV from the coding sequence ATGGAAAACAATAAAAACCAACAAATTGAATTAATGAGAGCAATATCATGTATATTTGTAATTATTATTCATGTAGCTGGCAATATACCATATAGCCTTGATCCTGATTGGTATTTATCTGTTGTTATGAACTCTATATCCAGAATAGCAGTTCCAGTATTTATAATAATTTCCGCATACTTAATGGCCCGAAAGTACAAAAGCTACATGGAGTTTGTTAAGAAAAGAATTGTGAAAATATTACCACCAATTATTGCATGGTCATATTTCTATGGTTACCTTAATAACAAAGATATTTTCAGCATTTCATTTGCGCTAGACATTATATCTGGGCCAACTATGTTTCATCTATGGTACTTGTATGCAATAATAGGCATTTACTTATTAATACCGTTGATATCTTCTTTTAATGAATGCTATGGGAAAGAAGGAATGTTGATTCTGTTTTTTATTTGGCTTGTATTTGGATCAACACTACCATGGCTATCAGCTATATTAGGGTTCAGCACCCCAATAACAACATCATATAATATATCACAGATAGTTGGAATTGCAGGATACGCTATAGTAGGCGTTGGATTAAGACACATTGATAGTATAAAAATAAAAACATATCAATATTCAATTATTTTTATATTGTCTACTGTAGCAACGACATTGTTTACCATATCAAATAGCAAACTATCTGGATTCACATACCAAGAGTTTTATAGTTACACGTCGCCTTTGGTTGCAGCATCAGCAATATCATTTTTTTGTGTTATCTTGATGCGCTACAAGACTAAAGTGAAAAGTAACACATCACAGTTAATTGGATTGATATCAACGGTTTCGCTAGGAATTTATTGCATTCACATGTTTATCTATTCAAGATTGTCTCTCATATATACTACATACATACATAAAGAAGGTGATGGTTATGTTTGGTATTTAATTTTAATACCACCATTAACTCTTATAATATCATTTTGCATTTGTGCAGCTTTAAAGAAAATACCTTTATTAAAGAATTTTGTTTAA